The Blautia hydrogenotrophica DSM 10507 genome window below encodes:
- a CDS encoding D-alanyl-D-alanine carboxypeptidase family protein — protein sequence MGKRITAWLLFTALFLPVSIPIHNVQARVLFTGETVDSREEESEDEQEEKGLIQSPYGVLMEASTGEILYEKEKDTKRSPASITKIMTLILIFDAIENGSLNMDDMVTTSAYAKSMGGSQVYLEEGETQDVETMIKCIVIASGNDASVAMAEHIAGSEEEFVKKMNDRAQSLGMKNTHFEDCCGLTDSENHYTTAYDVALMSRELITHYPKILEYSSIWMDTITHKTRQGTSEFGLTNTNKLIRSYEGCVGLKTGSTSLAKYCVSAVAQKNGMSLISVVMAAPDYKVRFSDAAAMFNYGFAKCSLYQEPNPDRTFQLKVLRGKESQVRGEYGKAFSYLDTSGRSLDKITQKTKLKELTAPVKKGDTVGKTVYYLEGEKIGEASILAAKTVEKAEYQDCLKEVSQWWYRREAARE from the coding sequence ATGGGGAAGAGAATAACTGCATGGCTTCTGTTCACGGCATTGTTCCTGCCAGTCAGCATTCCGATACATAACGTGCAGGCCCGGGTGTTATTTACCGGGGAGACTGTAGATTCCCGGGAAGAGGAGAGTGAAGATGAGCAGGAGGAGAAGGGACTGATTCAGTCGCCTTATGGAGTACTTATGGAAGCTTCTACCGGTGAAATCCTCTATGAGAAAGAGAAGGATACTAAGCGCAGTCCAGCCAGCATCACAAAAATCATGACCTTGATTTTGATCTTTGATGCCATAGAGAACGGCAGTCTGAATATGGACGATATGGTTACCACTAGTGCCTATGCAAAATCCATGGGAGGTTCTCAGGTATATCTAGAGGAAGGAGAGACCCAGGATGTGGAGACCATGATTAAGTGCATCGTGATTGCCTCCGGAAATGATGCCAGCGTGGCGATGGCTGAACACATAGCCGGGAGTGAGGAAGAGTTCGTAAAAAAGATGAATGACCGAGCGCAGTCTCTGGGAATGAAAAATACACACTTTGAGGATTGCTGCGGGCTGACAGATTCTGAAAATCATTATACAACGGCTTATGATGTGGCGCTGATGTCCAGGGAATTAATCACACACTATCCGAAAATATTGGAGTACTCTTCTATCTGGATGGATACCATTACTCATAAGACCCGTCAGGGTACCAGTGAATTCGGATTGACCAATACCAACAAGTTAATCCGTAGCTATGAGGGCTGTGTGGGTCTTAAGACTGGCAGCACGAGTTTGGCAAAATACTGTGTATCTGCGGTAGCCCAGAAAAATGGGATGTCTTTGATCTCTGTGGTGATGGCGGCGCCAGATTACAAGGTGCGTTTTTCTGACGCGGCGGCGATGTTTAACTATGGTTTTGCCAAGTGTAGCCTATATCAAGAGCCGAATCCAGACAGGACGTTTCAGCTTAAGGTCCTCAGGGGGAAGGAGAGTCAGGTGAGAGGAGAGTATGGCAAAGCATTCTCTTATCTGGACACTTCCGGCAGAAGTTTGGATAAGATCACGCAGAAGACAAAGCTGAAAGAATTGACGGCGCCTGTGAAAAAAGGTGATACAGTGGGAAAGACTGTCTACTATCTGGAGGGAGAAAAAATAGGAGAGGCCTCGATTCTGGCTGCCAAGACGGTGGAAAAGGCGGAATACCAGGACTGTCTAAAGGAAGTATCCCAGTGGTGGTACCGGAGGGAAGCTGCCAGAGAGTGA
- a CDS encoding zinc dependent phospholipase C family protein: MPTTFTHDLFGREVYRMLPQEEREKIRRHGRLYRIGLHGPDILFYFHLYKNRVNQHGVNMHQEIARPFLERGLRRAHDEGDEALFVYLLGFVCHFLLDSTCHPYIYSIESEVSHTLIEKELDRLLMEKDGKDPFVYRPSCCIQPDRKTARTIQKVFPEFSPLTIYRSLCMMKRTTNLMIYRNSWRQRLLVAALKACGQGKLSEHIMRKEKDPSLDPYLNRLRTLYETAKSDAPDLLKSVSVCAKTLEPLPARFDRNYKYL, from the coding sequence ATGCCGACTACATTTACCCACGATCTTTTTGGGCGGGAAGTCTATCGTATGCTCCCGCAGGAAGAACGAGAAAAAATCCGGCGCCATGGACGGCTCTACCGGATTGGACTGCATGGCCCTGACATTTTATTTTACTTTCATCTGTACAAAAACCGAGTGAATCAGCATGGGGTAAACATGCACCAGGAGATTGCGAGACCTTTCCTGGAAAGAGGACTGCGCCGTGCACATGACGAGGGAGACGAAGCACTTTTCGTGTACCTGCTGGGATTTGTTTGTCATTTTCTCCTGGACAGTACCTGTCATCCTTATATTTACTCTATAGAGTCTGAGGTATCTCACACATTGATTGAAAAGGAGTTAGATCGTCTGCTTATGGAGAAAGACGGAAAGGACCCCTTTGTCTACCGTCCATCCTGTTGTATTCAGCCTGATAGGAAAACTGCTAGGACGATACAGAAAGTATTTCCAGAGTTTTCTCCTCTGACCATCTACCGTTCTCTGTGTATGATGAAGAGGACTACGAATCTTATGATTTATCGGAACTCCTGGAGGCAGAGACTGCTAGTAGCAGCGCTGAAAGCTTGCGGGCAAGGGAAGCTGTCAGAGCATATCATGCGAAAAGAAAAGGACCCGTCTTTGGATCCTTATCTAAACAGATTGAGAACATTGTATGAGACAGCTAAAAGCGATGCGCCTGATCTCTTGAAAAGCGTGTCAGTATGCGCAAAAACACTGGAACCACTGCCTGCCCGTTTCGACCGAAACTATAAATATCTGTGA
- a CDS encoding metallophosphoesterase — MKTPKFCLETYTFQSKKMIPGSRPVRFCFLSDLHGTEFAGENRSLLRAIASFKPDGILVGGDMIVGKLHFGQGMRVSLELLQRLAENYPVWYALGNHEHRMMTNTEFYGSRYMDYERELVSCGVRMLHNESETFDVEGTSFRIYGLELEQSFYKKPLSPRLTAEHITELLQGERGDTKREFEILLAHNPKYGQAYFDWGADLILSGHYHGGLMRFSRRHGLISPQFWPFPRYCCGDFIRGDQRMLVSAGLGEHTLPFRIHNPRVLLEVTLCAAD; from the coding sequence ATGAAAACGCCGAAATTTTGTCTGGAAACTTATACATTTCAGTCTAAGAAAATGATTCCGGGAAGCAGACCGGTGCGATTTTGCTTCCTCAGTGATCTGCATGGAACAGAATTCGCAGGAGAAAACCGAAGCTTGCTAAGGGCGATTGCTTCTTTTAAGCCGGACGGGATTTTGGTGGGCGGAGATATGATTGTGGGAAAGCTGCATTTCGGGCAGGGAATGCGAGTTTCTCTGGAACTGCTCCAAAGATTAGCTGAGAATTATCCAGTATGGTATGCACTGGGAAACCATGAGCACCGGATGATGACAAATACTGAGTTCTACGGCAGCAGGTATATGGACTATGAGAGAGAGCTGGTATCCTGCGGCGTGCGTATGCTGCACAACGAGAGCGAGACTTTTGATGTGGAAGGAACTTCTTTTCGAATCTATGGATTGGAACTAGAGCAGAGCTTTTACAAGAAGCCTTTGTCCCCTCGGCTCACCGCTGAGCATATCACTGAGCTTTTACAAGGTGAGAGAGGGGACACAAAAAGAGAGTTTGAGATTCTCCTGGCACATAATCCTAAATATGGGCAGGCTTATTTTGATTGGGGAGCAGATTTGATTCTGTCCGGCCATTACCACGGGGGACTGATGCGCTTTTCGCGTCGGCACGGTTTGATCTCTCCGCAGTTTTGGCCGTTTCCTCGATACTGCTGCGGGGATTTTATTCGAGGAGACCAAAGAATGCTGGTCAGTGCCGGTCTGGGCGAGCACACGCTGCCGTTTCGAATTCACAATCCCAGAGTTTTGCTGGAGGTTACGCTGTGCGCGGCGGATTGA
- the scpB gene encoding SMC-Scp complex subunit ScpB, which produces MGLKELEAAVEAILFAMGGAVELSLIAKALEQDHKTTEKIIHNLMLRYQEEDRGIQIIELDQAYQLCTKKEYYSYLIRIAMQPQKVVLSDVMLETLSIIAYKQPVTKLEIEKIRGVKCDHAVNKLMEYGLVTELGRLDAPGRPILLGTTEEFLRCFGVENLDELPVMNPVKMEDFKAEAEEEIQLRLDI; this is translated from the coding sequence ATGGGATTGAAGGAACTAGAAGCCGCGGTTGAGGCGATTCTGTTTGCGATGGGAGGCGCAGTCGAGCTCTCTTTGATTGCAAAGGCTTTAGAACAGGATCATAAAACCACGGAAAAAATTATTCACAATCTGATGTTGCGCTATCAGGAGGAAGACCGAGGCATTCAGATTATTGAATTGGACCAGGCATATCAGCTCTGTACCAAAAAGGAGTATTATAGCTATCTGATTCGTATTGCGATGCAGCCCCAAAAGGTAGTACTCTCGGATGTGATGTTGGAGACGCTGTCGATTATCGCGTACAAGCAACCGGTGACGAAATTGGAAATCGAGAAAATACGAGGGGTTAAGTGTGACCATGCAGTCAACAAATTGATGGAATATGGTCTGGTCACAGAGTTAGGAAGGCTTGACGCGCCGGGAAGACCGATTTTACTGGGAACTACAGAGGAATTTCTGCGCTGTTTCGGTGTGGAGAATTTGGATGAACTGCCGGTTATGAATCCGGTGAAAATGGAAGACTTTAAGGCGGAAGCGGAAGAGGAAATACAGCTGCGTCTGGATATATAG
- a CDS encoding segregation and condensation protein A: MAIPVKLPVFEGPLDLLLHLIDKNKIDIYDIPIVEITDQYMAYIHQMESENLGVMSEFLVMAATLLDIKCKMLLPKEVNEEGTEEDPRAELVEKLLEYKMYKYMSYELKDRMEDADKIFYREPDIPREVLEYRVPVNPAKLLEGITLDRLNAIYRSVIRRQEDKVDPIRSKFGKIEREDVSLPQKMEYVRAYAGNHGRFSFRDLLEEQAGKMQVVVTFLAILELMKMGEIRVAQESLFDDIIIDRVEK; the protein is encoded by the coding sequence ATGGCGATTCCCGTGAAGCTTCCGGTGTTCGAAGGTCCGCTGGATCTTCTGCTCCACCTGATTGACAAAAATAAAATTGATATCTACGATATTCCCATTGTGGAGATTACAGATCAGTATATGGCTTATATCCATCAGATGGAATCAGAGAATTTGGGCGTCATGAGCGAATTTTTGGTGATGGCAGCGACTTTGCTGGATATCAAATGCAAAATGCTGCTTCCTAAAGAAGTGAATGAGGAAGGAACTGAAGAGGATCCTCGGGCGGAATTGGTTGAAAAGCTTTTGGAGTATAAGATGTACAAATATATGTCTTATGAATTAAAAGATCGCATGGAGGATGCGGATAAGATCTTTTACCGAGAACCGGATATTCCCAGAGAAGTCCTGGAATACCGTGTACCGGTGAACCCGGCGAAGCTGCTAGAAGGAATTACCTTAGACAGGCTAAATGCGATTTATCGTTCTGTGATTCGCAGACAGGAGGATAAAGTAGACCCTATCCGCAGTAAATTCGGAAAGATTGAAAGAGAAGATGTCAGCCTGCCACAGAAAATGGAATATGTGAGAGCCTATGCCGGCAACCACGGTAGATTTTCCTTTCGAGATCTTCTAGAAGAACAGGCCGGCAAGATGCAGGTGGTCGTCACATTTTTAGCTATTTTAGAATTGATGAAGATGGGAGAAATACGGGTGGCTCAGGAGTCACTGTTTGATGACATCATCATTGATCGTGTGGAGAAATGA